The sequence GCCCCTTCAGAGTTAAAATTGTAAATTCAAAAGCTAGGTGGTCTTTCCTTTTTAACGAGTTTCACCTAGCTgccatttttgtttttgtttctctcttaTAAGGTAATGTATGAGCATAGATGGACTTAATTTATGACACTTTTTATCATAGGGTGACGTTAACGTATACCCTCCCTACTCTCTCCCTCCCGTTTTAGGCTGTCTCTAGCTATTTGAATTTCAGATTTGGACAACTGACTAATCAGTAATAACTACTAACAAACCCCCGTGATGCATTTTCATCCTACCAGCCAGCCATCAATGAGTCACCCTCAAGTTAGTCAATTAAACTTGGTGtgttattattgaaaaaagaaaatctcatTAAGAACAAAACGGAAATCCAGATCATAACCCAAAAATACGTATACacaaatattataaagttGGGATACGGAAAATTTTTAGAGGTTATGGTGTTTCCATCTTCCTAAACCTATGCCCcaacatttttttaattcgtTGTAATACAATCAATATAAGTTCAGttcaatttagaaaattatcaACATGAATTGAAATCTACGTTAACATagaaaagttatatttattttaatcaataatgaattgataatattcttataaattaaaactaatattatttttatatatttcacgTAACGTGTTGCAAAATCTATTGCATTACATGCATGTCATATACAGGAACGCCAACAGATTATCCAACCACTTCCATGTGCATGTTAATAGCTATATTTTCTCTCCGACCTAATTTATAAGAATTGGTTAGTCACAGCTTAAACCGAAGTCTATTCTCATCAGCGTTGGTCCAAcggtttaattatttttaaatcagaATTGGACATGaaaattactaatatttcaattagtctatgttcttccttttattttttttctttttttcttcctccTACTACTATACCTAACACCTCCTTTTATATCAGTCACCCTATCAAATTGCCAGCTATTGCTGGGTTCGTTATCATTGAATGACAGTAATCCACTTTTGCCAAAAAGTCTTATGGATGACATAAtcactttattttttaccCACTGAAAATTGTTGACAGACTTAAACCGCTAACACATATTATCAATGACAtcatttcttttcaatatttgTGGCAATGATACAGATATGAATCTCTTAATATGCCATTCATTAATGTCGCAACTGTATCACTAACGgtccttctctctctttttctttccttttttttttttctttttttgcggGTTGGGGTGGGGTGGGGAGATCAAATTAACAGTCACTGCTCATGAAACCCATTGACAGAAAATCCATATTGAGTAATACTTCAAGGCTGGAGTGGACAGTAAACCACACATTTCTTTTGGGAAAAATATTTGAACTCAGCTTCCGACCAGTATGCAAAACAAGTTTTCATCTGTGCAGCACTTAATTCACCACGCCAAGTGGCCCCAAAGCGACCTTCCAACTTTATGTGCAATAACCCTTCCAACAACTTAAGAACAGTATCTTTACTTTTATCATTTCTAAAGTTGGATCAATTATCTCCTATCAACCCAAGACCCTTAACCTGACAATTCATgttcaaaaaataaagcaacaaATGGAATAAGAAAACAGAAGACGACAAATTTACATCAACGTCAACACCAATGATCCAGGACCCATCACCATGCACCTAATGATTAACTGCTAGTTTTGTAAACTAAAATTGGGAAAAGATCGAAATTGGTCCTTTAACTCTTTGGTCCAGATCGGCTTTTCCTCAATCTGGCACGTGTAACCCGAATGGCCTCATCCATGTTAGTCTCTTTTGGGGGaggattttcattttcatttgttGATGAAGGTGCTGCTTCGATTTGCATTACTTCTGCTTTGGTTGATGAAGGCTGACTGGAAGTTTCCGGACCAGCATCTACTTTTTGGACACTGGAAGCTCCTGCAGGAGCCTTAAGTGCATTTGAAGCTGCAGCAGGAGGCACAGGAGCTTCTCGCACTTCTTCTGCAACATCTGTATGGTGCTGACTGGAAGATGTACTGGAGGTGGGAGACGGAGGTTCTTCATTCTCTGGTTGAGCTACAGCTGGTTGGCGATTGGAAGTATTAGAAGATTGACGGTTTGTGGCAGTGGCAGGTTGTCGGGCCCTAACACCTTGTTGTGGCTGAGATTTCAACAGTCAGAGAAGTTGAAGAACTATCAAGTATTCATAATCTATTCCACTTTTCTAAACAGTTGCAAAATAAAACATggaacaaaataattaattaaatgacaCTAGAGGAAATCATGccatgaaaaataataattcaaacacCTGATGCGATGATGTGAATATACCTCATGTATGTGGATTATATTCACAGTTTACATGCAGAATATATTTACATAAACTTATTTAACCAGGAAGGATTTAACTTAATGAGTTGAAATACAGTTAGCAGAAACTGTAGCCAAGTCACAGCCAAAGGGAACCAGTTAATCTCCCAAGCAGAATGGGATACGCGACAGTGAACCAAAGTTGCAAAATCACAAGGAGCAAAGAAACAAGGCAATTCCGTTTTTCCCTTATTAGTGATTAAGCTAACATACTTAGATTATATGACATCTGGAACAAATAATGATAGATATGCATGTCTAATAAAACCACCTGAGTAGGGCGAGGCCTTGGTGTCGACTGCGCCGCAACATACTgcaaaatctcaaaaattcTTGTCTGACCATAACTTGCAGCTCTTTGCCAGTATAAAACTGCCATATCGCCAGCCCTAGTTCTTAGTTCCAACAAGTTGCGATCAATTTCATTCTCATGCTTTGCTACATATGGTCTGAAGAAGGAATCATACACATAGGTAGTCCCCTGACACAAATGACAAATGAGGGGCAATCAGAATTGAAATCTTCCAGCTGCATAACATGCCATCTTATCCAACCACAACCAAACCCCCATCGCCCCCACTCCCCCCCCAACCCCAAATACATACCATAGTTTTAGGGTACCAcaagtatataaaaaatgcCAGCTTAGCTTCACTGTACATTGGAACCCTTCAAAAAAGCAAGACAGGGAAACAGAATCAAAATGCAAATTTGACAATTTGGAAAGAAAATTGCATCTGCAGTCAAACTAAGATTCCACACCATGAAATAAAAGCATCTCCGACTCTTTCACAAACTGTCAATACAGCCACCAAAATCCTGCAATGCAACCCAGAAATATACAATAAGGGGCTGATCTAGCACGAAGTTGTTTAGACGCACGAAAGGAGCAAATGACTTCATATCGAACTCACCAATACTGGCACCAAAATCTAAGTTGTTCAATTTCTGGCTTATTCTTTTCAACAGTTTTATAGCACTCATAAGCAGGATAAGCATAGCCAAAGATCATCCtgccaaaataaaaacatatgtTCAATTTTGACAAAAAATATAGTTCTCTTAAATGCAAATGAGAGGAAGAATCAGGATAACATTATCATACACAAGTCCTCTTGTAAGAAATGATCCAATCATCTTGTATGCCTGACTCTCAAAAACTCACCCAGCTGAAACAAGGATAATGACACTATTAGATCCAAAGCATAATAGATTAGCAAATTGTAAAATGCAGAAAATAGTGTTCAAGGATATTATCAAATGCTTGTTTATAACTTTGTAATCTCAAAGCACACAGACAATGAAACTCAAAAATCTTCCtctgtaataaaaaataacaacaacaatGATAGTAATCAATACCAACAACAGTTAATGCCTCCTCATATAATCAGCAAAAAATACAGATTCAGCTTAAAGTTATATGTTTTCTAGAAAGCAAAAAATCACACAACATGTCATAAAACGACAATTGAAACCGCTATACTTTCCTGATTCCATAAACAGGTCCAAGATAATTCCTAATAAATCACTCCATACACGAAATAATTAAACACACAAGCaaaaaatgtgaacaatctTCAGAAAAACACAAGCATCTGAAATCACACTCCATTTTCGTATTTAATCAACAGAAACTGTCGCCAAATAatcaaaatactaaattaaaaactcataaaattagGTTAAATCAtaggcaaaaaagaaaaataagaatgtCATTAACTATCTAATGACagaaaaaatatacaaatatgtCAAACACTAAGCAACAATCCAATCAACATCACTAACgaaaagattaataaaagaGAATGAAACGACTGATATTAGTACctattgattattattattataattatctcCGGAACAAAAATGgagttaagaaaaaaaaaatcaagaaatcgCCGATGAGTTAACAAAGATCCCCGGCGTACGAAAAACCGGTGACGCCGAAATGTAACGGCGAACCGTTGCGATGTAGGCGTCGAGATAGAGACTGAGCCGAAAAAACAAAGATAGAGAGAGTGAAGTGATAGCAATTAGCAAAGCAGCCTTTTGTGTcgttttttcaaaattactcctctgtttcttttttctatatttcttttgctttGGATTTGTGCTATTAAACTTATATTGTGTTCTGTGTAATTTAGAAGGAGCTATTTTTATGTACCAGACCCACGAGGATTGTTATCTTTGCTAGGGATTATTTACCGTTTGATTAAAAACAGACGGCTCACGTGCTCCTCCATATTATCAGTTTTCGACAAGTGTAAAGTACAGCAGCTGTAGATGATCTCTTTCCAAGATTCAAACTTTTCCTTTGTCTCCAATCAATATTTGATAGGGGCAGACCGAAGTTCAATACACTTTGTTACTTCcgcaatatttttttaattataagatctaattcaaattagaatatatatttgatttttattaattaaaagtttatcattattatctttaaattggattggataaaattaaacattgaaaaattatattttatatttaaatcatataCTGTATgcataacaaaaataaaatctttttgatattaaatctatttaatgattataattatcactaaagaTGTTTATTATAGATTAGCCTATAGATAAAAAAGTTCATAAAACCAAAATTCTCCTCgtgaatatttaaaaaataacctatTTTAAACCATAAACGaatcttataaaaattaatagaactATTTAATACAACTAAACTTTTTTGtagaaaatacaattaaaagttaaaatataaatataaaagataaaacaaaatattaaagtcacctcaaaaaaatttatagatcTAATCATTCACATTgttgatttataatattaaatcaagtACTATAGGttagtaataaatattttaactaattattGGCAATTTTtacacttttttcttttaaattttatttgaaaaactAATACATGCATAAAGCTGTAAGTCAAGAAAATATAGTAATAATTTACGAGAATGCTCataattctaaatatatattaactaaataaaaatatgtaccctattttaaaattaaatgacaataatattttattttattttatttgtaaaatcaTAGATTTTTGAATTGGAATAGAGTCAAGTTAGTTTACTAGAAGTTTAAGGCTCTTATATTcaagacaattatttttatattaaatgattattgtagtattttttagatataaatactatttttatatttttatataattatatatgtatttaatttaaaaaattactaaattataattttataaataatatatcatcTAATAAGATatcatgaaatttaaaaatatattaatattttatttaataaaatcatcttttaattttaattaaaataaaaaatatattttctaataatttattattgatcataatatatttagccagataaatatataaaagtatttattttattaatttttatatttatattaatatttgtaattagaaaataagatatgtatgataaaaaaattaaaatatatttatagaaaaatattatttcttaagttTAAAAACGCGAAATCATAggtaactttttaatattttattctaaaaaaagataaacGTTTGTTTTTAATAGCAAAATAGGAGGAAAGTTttctaacttaattaaaaccAATCATTTTGTGTGAGATCTCGTTTCTTAGTTACTTAATACATGAATATTTTAggcataaaaatataaagcttGGCTAAATAAGTTTTTGGCAATTTTGTcaaacaattaaatttattaaacaggTCTCTGgctttatcaaatattattctGGAAATAGACACTTCTATATTACGTGTAAAATGTTTTTCAGGATAATGAGTTCGTCACCAGTCGTTCATGTAACGAAATAAAAGCCACAGTGATTTGACCATTTAGCCATTAATAAGAAAGACTATACATTCAATATCTAGTCGGCATTGTCgtcaaataaaaatagcaGTTGAGTCACGAGCATGTGAGGTTATTAGTGCTGTTCATAAAGCGCAAAGAAGGATCAGGTGGCGATTATTGAGTAAAGCATCTGATCGCCGTGGATAAGGAAGCAAAGTATACAATGTTTAGTCCATGAAGCTGTGTTGAATTACAAGATGGGGTATGTAAGAATAACGTTAGCCTCCCtcaaaagtataaaaatactattacacgcccatcaattttttaatgtttttaagTTATGTCCTATTCATGCTTCTTTGCTTTTGCTTTACTCTCACACATGGAAAATGCTAAAGAGAATGACGTATTACAGAATAATGTTTGCTATTTCTTAATTAGATCTGATGCATCAGCTTTATCTAAACATATGCATAAAGCATATTTAATCTTCttatgttatttcttttctttattggcTACAAAAGGGGATTATCATTAAACTATTCAATCTTTTTGCCAATGCATGTAATTAAATACCACATTGCTCAAGGTACTTACTGGATAAGGTTTACGACATTTTTTAATGCAAGGGCGTTCGTTcctctaattaatttatcgtaattttattaaatttgcaaGCTAAAATGCTCAATAACTTTTTGTActgtaattataaattaaaatttttatttccaaTAGTTTAGATAAAATTAGTCAATCGAGCAAATTAAGAAGCcgtaatatatattattggcGAGCTTTGAAATGGAGAATCTCACTTTTCCACCTTTCTTCAGTGTGATTGGATAAAGCACATTATATTTTGTGTTGAGGGTCATCCACCAAGACCCTGTAGCACTCGGTGATAGATTGATCAGtcttcaaaaatttaatagtgTCAAAGGAGTATATTATAACTTGAAACATATTCTAGGAACAGTATGATAAAATAGGGTACAATCATGTGCTCTACTATAATGCGGGCCTTCATTAGAATTTTCTTCAATCATGCacatttatatgtttattttaaataataaatcttttgtatatatctattttaaatattttacccTAATATctttagaaaatgaaatagataACATTTAAGAAATAGTTACTATATGTGTAATAAAAACTAttgatagtaaaatataaataaatcttaacAACAATTCAATAATCggttagaattataaattagttAAGATGTAATTGGAATTTAAAAAGTCAAACAGAATATCGagaatataaatacaatacacaataaaataattgaaaagttTTATAGATAAATTACCAAAGTGAAACTTTGGATAAAAAGATCACTAACAGTGTAGAAATTTTGGAGGAGTTATCAACCAACCATGTAGAATTGGAAGTAAAAACATCTTGGCTTTAATAACATCAGtattacttttatttgctTACCCCACATAAACATAATGTCgatctctctttctctctctcgcaATCCATAAATGTAAACTGCTGTGTGTTGTTCACGTTAGACATTAAAATCATAGTTGGATACATTATTTGGACATATTGCTCGCATAAATCTGCAATGGATATGTTATTTGGAAGGTTAGATGGAGCGGTTGGAGTCTCGTTCGTATACATTATGCTAGCATTTGGTACTAAATGTttcataaagaagaaaaagatctTAAATGAAGCAAGGATTATGAAAAGCAGCTGAGATTGTGATTGGTTTATTTAGTGTTTATCtactagaaagaaaaaagttggTTAAACCAGGACCAACTTCATTTAGGAAACACCCACGACGTTTCTCCTCATTGATGTTGTAACTGTAACTGTACACTTGAGAACAAGGCAGTTTTTTGTGTCAATTACAAGCAACGACAAAAGGAGCaatcaagaaaagaagaaatgtacCCCATTATTTGAGTAAAGGCTAAAGCAGAGCAACCGAAAAGCTTCAAGGGACCTTTAGCTGGAGAGGAAAGGGAAGCACATGTGGTAATGGGATGGGATGGGAAGGGTTCCCCAAAGCCTTGGATTCTGCGTTTTATCAAAAAGTCAAGTACTGGTCCAATAACACATCCATTTCATGGGGGGAATGGCCCAATGGCAATGGCATCACCACCCAGTTCAGCATATTGGTCGCACTCTCATGTGCCTCTTAATTATATCCGTTTGTTGGTGTGTCTCTCTCAACTCCTTACGGACCTTACCATACTTCAAACGCACACAGAGACACACAGTAACTAAAAGACTGTAACTGTATGAGCTTAGTTACCCACATCTACATTATTCAGCTAATAATATAGTGATCAAGTGCATGTCGTGTATTcttctttaaaaaagaaaagctactTTTGAATTTAGCGTAACCAGATTGAAGTTgaacaataattaatatcataCTGTAAGCATGTCCATAATGCCTCTCCTCATTATTGCATGTTATCGAATTTAACACCGTTTGCCAAATTAATATGATCATGTAATTGACTTCTGCGGACTCTAGCTGTTGGGGAAGCAAGAGCTCTATttagccttttttttattttccgaaatttttatcttttttctttttctatagttatttttgtaatccatttcttttaaaaaaataaaataaatcattttattagtgtagatttttaagaaaataaaagcagtaaatttaaaaaaaaaaattaaaaattaaaaacctaAAGTATCCAGAATAAATGCCAAACTGGCCATAATTTATGCTTCATAGCAAGTTTAAGCAcaccttttctcttttttctctttgtgTTAATCACATTAAGCATCATCCTCTTTCATTATTTGGGAACACACATAACATTACAATAGTGAATATGCCTGTTGGTGGTGATTTTCCACATCTAAGtctagaaaaaaaagaaaaaagaaaaactctgACAATGACTCATTAGTTTGACTAAAAGATGCGGATgtctatttttgttattatatgaatttggAACTATTATACAAActttaattatcttaaatgaatttaacTGCAACCAATATTTTTCTCagaataaccccataatacttATTTGTTAAATATCAGATAAACACAAGTAGAGTATGTTATAATTGAACCGTCAATCtaaatttcagttttattaAAGTAGCTAGATTGAATAATGGAAACAAAATTTATGTTGTTAATGGTCAGCAAAAAGATGTCAACATTCTATTCAAAACAAATGGTGCCAATGGGCCTAATTAATAACTCTGGCTAACTCAAAGATAAGGGCCTAATATTGACATCATAGCACCATGGGCAACATATAGGACTTGGGCTTCCTGAAAGTAGCCACAGAAGTCCCGCCACGTGGTATGAGCATCTGATCGCAACCGTTTGGTGGTTGATGTGTGAAATTGCCCCACATATCCAAATCGCCATGGCTTCGATTTGTTGGCGGTCTTTCAGTTCAGCAGACTGGTAGCCACTCGAGAATTGGAGAGTAAGTAAAAGCAGAAATGCCTTTAGCACCTTCAATTCCTCGTCTTCATTCGCCATTTCTTTGCTGTCCGCTTAAAACATCTACTTTAACTGCATCCTGCAAGTCTTTAAGAAATCAGCGCTCATCATCATCTTATCCATGCATCAGAGCTATTGATCTTGATCAGAACACGGTTCTTTCTccactcatttttctttcttatttcttttttaaataaacaaaattagatGTGTACTGATAAAGGAATGTGTAATTAAAATTAGGTAGTGGCAATATCTGTTGGAGTTGTGAGCATTGCTATTGGAATAGGCATTCCAGTCTTCTACGAAACCCAAATCGATAATGCTGTAAGCtagtttctttatttatttaacattcttttttttttttgtttttcttctccttctgGCCTGCAACTGTACAATGGTTAAGCGCCTTTATGATTACATGCTGCAGGCAAAGCGAGAAAATACTCAGCCATGCTTCCCTTGCAATGGCTCCGGTGCTCGTAAGATACTCTAAtcaattgcattcttctccttttctggCCGAAATTAATTTATGCCTTTTGTCAACAATCTGCTTGTTTGCTGGTGTGCCTCTGTAGTCTATATCATTTTATATGGGATATGAAAAACCATAAATTTGGTGGGATAATCAATGTTTAGTTGTTTAGAGGCCATATGTTTCATTTTGCCTGGCCTTGTTTTCTTTCAATCATGCGGATAGCAACTGGCTTACACAAGTATATGTCAGTATGTGAAACACCTTAATGAAGGTGCTAACACAACTGTGTAGAGAATGTATTAAACTTCTTCCACTAGATGCCATTGGCTTCTGCTCTTCTTTTTTGATGTACTTGATTGAAATACTTGGATTATATACTTGCTCTTTGGTTTAAATGATTCATTTAGCGAGCAATGTTCAACACTTCTACGttactttttttatcaatGAAAAGTGAAAACTGGAATCTTGTATTGTTCAGAGCTGATTCTGCAAATGCACTATCCATTTTGAGCAAAAGAGGCGGATAGTGGCTGCATATGCAACGCTAAGATCTTATATATAGAGCTCAAATTTCTTAGTAATGAAATTCAAAAAGACATGATTCTGGAATCATAACTCAAGTTTTCTGGTCCTTTGAATTTGATATGACCATGTTGAACGTCTGACTTCTATATTCTGTTTCTTACACATAGAATTGGTTTACTTCTTATCCAGAGAGATGCAGATTTTGTACGGGGACTGGCTCAGTGACAGTAGAGCTTGGTGGTGAAGAGAAAGAAGTCTCCAGGTGCATCAATTGTGATGGTGCGGGTTCTTTGACATGCACGACATGTCAAGGCACTGGAATACAACCGCGGTATCTTGATCGCAGGTATGAATCTGTgaattatgttttcttttggtttttgcAGACAAGTTGTAATTGGAAAAACGTGCTGGcgctttataattttgattagtCATTATGATTGTAAAATTAGGAAAAGAGCATGCGGCCATGATAAATATGTACTGAACTTTTGCCCGATACTTGTCCTAAAAACGTCAATAGTATTAAGAACTTACTAGGCATTCGAAGCATGCACAGACTAAGCTGGAGCAGGGAAGTAATTGCGTTTTGCTCTTCATTCGATGTGTGATTAAGTTTCAAGTTGATATAGAGACAGATAATTGAAGGCTTGAAATTCTGAATTGAATTGCTAACACAAGTGTATGTTACTGCAAGCAGAGAATTCAAAGATGATGATTGAAGCTGTTCAGACGTAGAAGCAATGGTTTTGCATTCAATCCAAGGGAAATTCAATTCTCTAATGGGAACTAGAAGAGATCAGCACCTTTTTCCTATTCCATCTTTCTAATGTTATAACATTTGAATTACTCACATATAGCTTTCATATTTTCTATTGATACGTAATGTGGTTGTCAGATAACATGATTGGGTGGCATTTGACCTTTCCTTGTACTGTAagcaatttttttgttttaccaCTTATTTTGCAAAATATATACGGATATGTTGAGTGAAGCCGagtgttaaaatataaaaaaattaaataaataagactaaaattaaaaaataataattttaattttaaagtgaccaaataattaaaatcaaaagaataaatacatatttaacttaattaaataactatattaatcattaaaaatagcacatattagtttagaaatataattggataatattaagaaaagaaagagaaggatTCTTAACATATCAAAGATTTTATTggaaaataattctataatatcaaatttgaTCATGATATTTCCAACTATGTCATTTACCATgtatttatcatatatatttaatttaatgttagTTGAATCTTTTGTAcatataaaactttttaaatataaaagtgcaattttaattgaaaaatattttcatataaagtAACAATGTGCTCAATACGCCAACATAATTTTGATACATAATGATGTGtagttttcataaattttagatattgttaatattaattatgtaaatatataaatatataaatatataaatactcagttaattttctaattaattaaataataaccaTAATTctaacaaatataatattaattatatttttattattgatttagatttaagaaaatcttaaatatttaattgaattatgatattattatttgttaaacTTTTGCTATATTTGTTTAATGTATATAAGCTTCTTTCGGAAGAGGAagtgcaattttaattttttttaaaaagcaactttttttttttttcat is a genomic window of Ricinus communis isolate WT05 ecotype wild-type chromosome 2, ASM1957865v1, whole genome shotgun sequence containing:
- the LOC8274647 gene encoding putative HVA22-like protein g, producing MIGSFLTRGLVMIFGYAYPAYECYKTVEKNKPEIEQLRFWCQYWILVAVLTVCERVGDAFISWVPMYSEAKLAFFIYLWYPKTMGTTYVYDSFFRPYVAKHENEIDRNLLELRTRAGDMAVLYWQRAASYGQTRIFEILQYVAAQSTPRPRPTQPQQGVRARQPATATNRQSSNTSNRQPAVAQPENEEPPSPTSSTSSSQHHTDVAEEVREAPVPPAAASNALKAPAGASSVQKVDAGPETSSQPSSTKAEVMQIEAAPSSTNENENPPPKETNMDEAIRVTRARLRKSRSGPKS
- the LOC8274646 gene encoding protein SPA, chloroplastic, which codes for MPLAPSIPRLHSPFLCCPLKTSTLTASCKSLRNQRSSSSYPCIRAIDLDQNTVVAISVGVVSIAIGIGIPVFYETQIDNAAKRENTQPCFPCNGSGAQRCRFCTGTGSVTVELGGEEKEVSRCINCDGAGSLTCTTCQGTGIQPRYLDRREFKDDD